From the Arthrobacter sp. PM3 genome, one window contains:
- a CDS encoding glycosyltransferase family A protein, translating to MKLQQALRRIARLSPKKKAAAACFAVLFALIVVVAYARNLWLLGPLVLVVAAALAVGAMKMDRLLRASRRAVRADRIDPGHMAAQKRPGALASWGGEARIPNAKLVQRLTKLRSVDGRDVLVGSVTAGRWSWRDMAAGLEMYRIGGKSRERVQQVLNSAHRSGLLHLADLCYRQNILKDDILNAATLYAFAFQRLGAKPFQNKRRGEFFLDALARTGQGADVVRLQGLYDSADMNANDLHLYRANAANPFKDASADAGTWLREINDIYERAGLSRLTLREGTAPAFLRLGAEAPEPVTEGPLVSIVMPVYRPDEYTDLAIQSAINQSYRNLEIIIVDDGSGGDAAERMNKWVAVDGRIKVVLNEPNAGAYTSRNIGYAMAHGEYLAIFDGDDWQHPQKIELLVKGALKQTDKRLVSAPWTRADEDLFFHYRGWRGAFITPAHVSTMFHVPTIRKTLGHWDSVRKGADTEFILRYRTLVQSKEPLDVCEAPLTLSLVSSSNLSMDDFRLGYRSPDRMAYRDSYEHWHRKIESGGHDGQLPFPQEQRAFPAPLRFLPDAQQSLDLDILFVGDFGDETGASDLMFDHLGSADERGLRIGLMHYPSLLHAEAIDRSFSIELLEAFAEGRFHRVEVTDRVVSKAVNIYDPTAFQYSRELRSGHEAGQVKIWAGEPPFNDQSDEHKYDVGAVERNVMAVFGGPVHWAPSDPETEQVLMRTRNSWPSNSDENPDPALAGAADHHHDDFRPELASSTPAPSR from the coding sequence ATGAAACTCCAACAAGCTCTCCGGCGAATTGCGCGTCTTTCCCCGAAGAAGAAGGCGGCCGCGGCGTGCTTCGCCGTTCTCTTTGCCTTGATAGTGGTTGTTGCCTATGCACGTAACCTCTGGCTCCTGGGACCGCTGGTGCTGGTGGTCGCGGCCGCGCTGGCAGTGGGTGCGATGAAAATGGACCGGCTCCTGAGGGCGTCCAGACGGGCTGTCCGGGCCGATCGAATCGATCCCGGCCATATGGCGGCGCAGAAGAGGCCGGGCGCTCTGGCGTCATGGGGTGGGGAGGCCAGGATCCCTAATGCCAAACTGGTGCAGCGGCTCACGAAGCTCCGCTCGGTTGACGGCCGCGATGTCCTGGTCGGTTCGGTAACCGCCGGAAGATGGAGCTGGAGAGACATGGCCGCCGGCTTGGAGATGTACAGGATCGGCGGGAAGTCCCGCGAACGGGTCCAGCAGGTTCTGAACTCGGCGCACCGGTCTGGTCTGCTCCATCTGGCTGATCTGTGTTACCGGCAGAACATTCTCAAAGACGACATCTTGAATGCCGCGACACTTTACGCATTCGCCTTTCAACGCCTTGGCGCCAAACCATTCCAGAACAAGCGCCGCGGCGAGTTCTTCCTCGACGCTCTCGCCCGGACCGGTCAGGGTGCAGACGTCGTGCGGCTCCAGGGACTTTACGATTCAGCGGACATGAATGCCAACGACCTCCACCTGTACCGGGCCAACGCGGCCAACCCGTTCAAGGATGCTTCGGCCGACGCCGGGACCTGGCTTCGCGAAATCAATGACATCTACGAACGCGCCGGGCTGTCCCGGCTCACACTGCGGGAAGGGACAGCCCCCGCCTTCCTGCGGCTGGGCGCCGAAGCGCCGGAACCGGTAACTGAGGGACCCCTCGTCAGCATCGTCATGCCGGTCTATCGGCCCGATGAATACACGGACCTCGCGATCCAGTCGGCCATCAACCAGAGCTACCGCAACCTCGAGATCATTATCGTTGACGACGGCTCAGGCGGTGACGCCGCCGAACGCATGAACAAGTGGGTGGCCGTGGACGGACGTATCAAGGTGGTGCTCAACGAGCCCAACGCCGGCGCCTACACATCGCGGAACATCGGCTACGCCATGGCTCACGGGGAGTACCTGGCGATTTTCGACGGCGACGACTGGCAGCACCCCCAAAAGATCGAGCTCTTGGTCAAGGGTGCGCTGAAGCAGACGGACAAGCGGCTGGTTTCCGCACCCTGGACCCGCGCTGACGAGGACCTCTTCTTCCACTACCGTGGCTGGCGTGGCGCCTTCATCACGCCAGCGCACGTCTCCACCATGTTCCACGTCCCCACCATCCGGAAGACGCTGGGCCACTGGGATTCCGTCCGGAAGGGTGCCGATACCGAGTTCATCCTTCGCTACCGGACGCTCGTGCAAAGCAAGGAACCCCTGGACGTTTGCGAAGCGCCCCTGACCCTTTCCCTGGTCAGCAGTTCGAACCTCTCAATGGACGATTTCCGGCTCGGCTACCGTTCCCCGGACAGGATGGCTTACCGGGACTCCTACGAACACTGGCACAGGAAGATCGAGTCCGGGGGGCATGATGGACAGCTGCCCTTCCCTCAAGAGCAGCGCGCGTTCCCCGCACCGCTACGTTTCCTGCCGGATGCGCAACAAAGCCTGGACCTTGATATTCTGTTCGTCGGCGATTTTGGCGACGAAACGGGAGCATCCGACCTCATGTTCGACCACCTGGGTTCGGCTGACGAGCGTGGCCTACGGATTGGGCTCATGCATTATCCGAGCCTGCTCCACGCAGAGGCCATTGACAGGTCTTTCTCGATCGAACTGCTGGAGGCATTTGCCGAGGGTCGGTTCCATCGCGTCGAGGTCACTGACCGGGTGGTGTCTAAGGCCGTCAACATCTACGATCCGACGGCATTTCAATACAGCCGCGAGCTCCGCAGCGGGCACGAGGCCGGCCAGGTGAAAATCTGGGCGGGCGAACCGCCATTCAACGACCAGTCCGATGAACACAAGTACGACGTCGGCGCTGTTGAGCGCAACGTGATGGCTGTGTTCGGCGGTCCGGTTCACTGGGCACCCTCGGACCCGGAGACTGAACAAGTCCTGATGCGAACCCGGAACAGCTGGCCGTCCAACAGCGACGAGAACCCGGACCCCGCGCTGGCAGGAGCTGCGGACCACCACCATGACGATTTTCGGCCCGAACTGGCAAGCTCAACCCCGGCCCCCTCAAGATAG